The Primulina tabacum isolate GXHZ01 chromosome 7, ASM2559414v2, whole genome shotgun sequence genome includes a window with the following:
- the LOC142552086 gene encoding protein EMSY-LIKE 3-like isoform X1 yields MEYEAIDSSGTDDDCPQLQYNRVPVGGRVTENGRAFVGLSSYQRMQGDMESQIHNLEKIAYGAVLRAFKAQSNALSWEKEGLITELRRELRVSDDEHRETLAEVNADELIQRIREWKEAVGNRSAGVNAPQHVNNQLPSPTISQSRKKQKTFQPGNQFGTSSQSFHPQSVTSNVTPLPSAVKRGPPLGPGGRRINAGQPVFPSAKPMQHEFVDQYSTGVPVDDAAESIRGPLIGRRVMIKWPADNNFYEALITDYNPADGRHSLVYDSNTPNATLEWVDIKEVPPEDIRWVGDNPLISRPGESGIQAGGGSDAGRGRISSLNHIPNEIQTLRNGVVKEDLGEIEILHTDTLINKVKKVLDASHPDELEMEKAKKMLKEHEQTLIEVIAKLSVACDSDSEHP; encoded by the exons ATGGAATATGAAGCTATAGACAGTAGTG GTACTGATGATGATTGTCCCCAGCTGCAGTATAATAGAGTTCCCGTTGGTGGTCGTGTTACAGAAAATGGAAGAGCATTTGTAGGTTTATCATCATATCAAAGGATGCAAGGTGATATGGAGTCTCAAATCCACAATCTGGAGAAAATAGCATACGGTGCAGTTCTACGAGCTTTTAAAGCTCAGTCTAATGCCCTATCTTGG GAGAAAGAAGGTCTGATAACAGAACTAAGGAGAGAACTGAGGGTTTCAGATGATGAGCACAGAGAAACGCTTGCTGAGGTCAATGCAGATGAGCTCATTCAGAGAATCAGAGAGTGGAAAGAGGCAGTTGGGAACCGCAGCGCTGGGGTCAATGCTCCACAGCATGTCAACAACCAACTACCCAGTCCAACAATTTCACAATCTCGGAAAAAGCAGAAGACGTTCCAGCCAGGAAATCAATTTGGCACATCATCTCAATCTTTTCACCCTCAGTCAGTAACCTCGAACGTGACACCTTTACCTTCAGCTGTAAAACGGGGACCTCCGTTAGGACCGGGTGGCCGGAGGATTAATGCT GGGCAGCCTGTTTTTCCATCTGCGAAACCCATGCAACATGAGTTTGTTGATCAATATTCCACTGGTGTTCCTGTGGATGACGCGGCTGAAAGCATACGTGGCCCATTAATTGGTAGGAGGGTGATGATAAAATGGCCGGCGGACAATAATTTCTATGAGGCGCTCATTACTGATTACAATCCTGCAGAT GGCCGTCATTCTTTGGTTTATGATAGCAACACACCGAATGCAACCTTGGAATGGGTTGATATTAAGGAG GTTCCCCCTGAGGACATTCGATGGGTGGGTGATAATCCTTTAATATCTCGACCAGGTGAGAGTGGGATACAAGCTGGTGGTGGATCTGATGCAGGAAGAGGGAGGATATCCTCATTGAACCATATTCCAAATGAAATTCAAACATTACGGAATGGGGTTGTCAAGGAAGATTTGGGAGAAATTGAGATACTTCACACAGACACATTGATAAATAAG GTGAAGAAGGTGCTTGATGCAAGTCACCCTGATGAACTAGAGATGGAGAAAGCTAAGAAAATGCTCAAG GAACATGAACAAACGTTGATCGAAGTGATAGCAAAACTCTCAGTTGCATGTGATAGTG ACAGCGAGCATCCTTAA
- the LOC142552086 gene encoding protein EMSY-LIKE 3-like isoform X3 — MEYEAIDSSGTDDDCPQLQYNRVPVGGRVTENGRAFVGLSSYQRMQGDMESQIHNLEKIAYGAVLRAFKAQSNALSWEKEGLITELRRELRVSDDEHRETLAEVNADELIQRIREWKEAVGNRSAGVNAPQHVNNQLPSPTISQSRKKQKTFQPGNQFGTSSQSFHPQSVTSNVTPLPSAVKRGPPLGPGGRRINAPVFPSAKPMQHEFVDQYSTGVPVDDAAESIRGPLIGRRVMIKWPADNNFYEALITDYNPADGRHSLVYDSNTPNATLEWVDIKEVPPEDIRWVGDNPLISRPGESGIQAGGGSDAGRGRISSLNHIPNEIQTLRNGVVKEDLGEIEILHTDTLINKVKKVLDASHPDELEMEKAKKMLKEHEQTLIEVIAKLSVACDSDSEHP, encoded by the exons ATGGAATATGAAGCTATAGACAGTAGTG GTACTGATGATGATTGTCCCCAGCTGCAGTATAATAGAGTTCCCGTTGGTGGTCGTGTTACAGAAAATGGAAGAGCATTTGTAGGTTTATCATCATATCAAAGGATGCAAGGTGATATGGAGTCTCAAATCCACAATCTGGAGAAAATAGCATACGGTGCAGTTCTACGAGCTTTTAAAGCTCAGTCTAATGCCCTATCTTGG GAGAAAGAAGGTCTGATAACAGAACTAAGGAGAGAACTGAGGGTTTCAGATGATGAGCACAGAGAAACGCTTGCTGAGGTCAATGCAGATGAGCTCATTCAGAGAATCAGAGAGTGGAAAGAGGCAGTTGGGAACCGCAGCGCTGGGGTCAATGCTCCACAGCATGTCAACAACCAACTACCCAGTCCAACAATTTCACAATCTCGGAAAAAGCAGAAGACGTTCCAGCCAGGAAATCAATTTGGCACATCATCTCAATCTTTTCACCCTCAGTCAGTAACCTCGAACGTGACACCTTTACCTTCAGCTGTAAAACGGGGACCTCCGTTAGGACCGGGTGGCCGGAGGATTAATGCT CCTGTTTTTCCATCTGCGAAACCCATGCAACATGAGTTTGTTGATCAATATTCCACTGGTGTTCCTGTGGATGACGCGGCTGAAAGCATACGTGGCCCATTAATTGGTAGGAGGGTGATGATAAAATGGCCGGCGGACAATAATTTCTATGAGGCGCTCATTACTGATTACAATCCTGCAGAT GGCCGTCATTCTTTGGTTTATGATAGCAACACACCGAATGCAACCTTGGAATGGGTTGATATTAAGGAG GTTCCCCCTGAGGACATTCGATGGGTGGGTGATAATCCTTTAATATCTCGACCAGGTGAGAGTGGGATACAAGCTGGTGGTGGATCTGATGCAGGAAGAGGGAGGATATCCTCATTGAACCATATTCCAAATGAAATTCAAACATTACGGAATGGGGTTGTCAAGGAAGATTTGGGAGAAATTGAGATACTTCACACAGACACATTGATAAATAAG GTGAAGAAGGTGCTTGATGCAAGTCACCCTGATGAACTAGAGATGGAGAAAGCTAAGAAAATGCTCAAG GAACATGAACAAACGTTGATCGAAGTGATAGCAAAACTCTCAGTTGCATGTGATAGTG ACAGCGAGCATCCTTAA
- the LOC142552086 gene encoding protein EMSY-LIKE 3-like isoform X2, with the protein MEYEAIDSSGTDDDCPQLQYNRVPVGGRVTENGRAFVGLSSYQRMQGDMESQIHNLEKIAYGAVLRAFKAQSNALSWEKEGLITELRRELRVSDDEHRETLAEVNADELIQRIREWKEAVGNRSAGVNAPQHVNNQLPSPTISQSRKKQKTFQPGNQFGTSSQSFHPQSVTSNVTPLPSAVKRGPPLGPGGRRINAGQPVFPSAKPMQHEFVDQYSTGVPVDDAAESIRGPLIGRRVMIKWPADNNFYEALITDYNPADGRHSLVYDSNTPNATLEWVDIKEVPPEDIRWVGDNPLISRPGESGIQAGGGSDAGRGRISSLNHIPNEIQTLRNGVVKEDLGEIEILHTDTLINKVKKVLDASHPDELEMEKAKKMLKEHEQTLIEVIAKLSVACDSVNVCR; encoded by the exons ATGGAATATGAAGCTATAGACAGTAGTG GTACTGATGATGATTGTCCCCAGCTGCAGTATAATAGAGTTCCCGTTGGTGGTCGTGTTACAGAAAATGGAAGAGCATTTGTAGGTTTATCATCATATCAAAGGATGCAAGGTGATATGGAGTCTCAAATCCACAATCTGGAGAAAATAGCATACGGTGCAGTTCTACGAGCTTTTAAAGCTCAGTCTAATGCCCTATCTTGG GAGAAAGAAGGTCTGATAACAGAACTAAGGAGAGAACTGAGGGTTTCAGATGATGAGCACAGAGAAACGCTTGCTGAGGTCAATGCAGATGAGCTCATTCAGAGAATCAGAGAGTGGAAAGAGGCAGTTGGGAACCGCAGCGCTGGGGTCAATGCTCCACAGCATGTCAACAACCAACTACCCAGTCCAACAATTTCACAATCTCGGAAAAAGCAGAAGACGTTCCAGCCAGGAAATCAATTTGGCACATCATCTCAATCTTTTCACCCTCAGTCAGTAACCTCGAACGTGACACCTTTACCTTCAGCTGTAAAACGGGGACCTCCGTTAGGACCGGGTGGCCGGAGGATTAATGCT GGGCAGCCTGTTTTTCCATCTGCGAAACCCATGCAACATGAGTTTGTTGATCAATATTCCACTGGTGTTCCTGTGGATGACGCGGCTGAAAGCATACGTGGCCCATTAATTGGTAGGAGGGTGATGATAAAATGGCCGGCGGACAATAATTTCTATGAGGCGCTCATTACTGATTACAATCCTGCAGAT GGCCGTCATTCTTTGGTTTATGATAGCAACACACCGAATGCAACCTTGGAATGGGTTGATATTAAGGAG GTTCCCCCTGAGGACATTCGATGGGTGGGTGATAATCCTTTAATATCTCGACCAGGTGAGAGTGGGATACAAGCTGGTGGTGGATCTGATGCAGGAAGAGGGAGGATATCCTCATTGAACCATATTCCAAATGAAATTCAAACATTACGGAATGGGGTTGTCAAGGAAGATTTGGGAGAAATTGAGATACTTCACACAGACACATTGATAAATAAG GTGAAGAAGGTGCTTGATGCAAGTCACCCTGATGAACTAGAGATGGAGAAAGCTAAGAAAATGCTCAAG GAACATGAACAAACGTTGATCGAAGTGATAGCAAAACTCTCAGTTGCATGTGATAGTG TGAATGTCTGCCGCTAG
- the LOC142552087 gene encoding uncharacterized protein LOC142552087 isoform X2, whose amino-acid sequence MKCMEEERERGPRRERTGTDLEKKSEENRSDEDVKPEVEPSPEPVSGGEKPHADELEKDHMSVNESNSTDLGAEKTRTGERELEPVEAETAEAGRNRTGESSEEPADLNSEPDRKLDREDSCNGSSNSIEKETGKEAMAKRASESGEAVESEAESKGGDEAMKESSDVQSSASRSKKEEGIDKARRGNTRGDERDHEDQSLSVKDLSTQSQPLIDFLQVVRSHKLGSVFERRLRSQETSKYQKLILQHVDLETIEQRLKEGWYSGSRSKFFRDLLLLVNNALVFFSKNSSEAQAAIEFRKLIVKEMSKKFTKSESSSRKQISLQSLSLTKKEDREASHSLLLKPRISGSLIVCRKRSSIAAKAAGSSSGADSKKKEQTASLAEEKDAKLQPSHPSENAEEPKITKKRTRDRFSLVAANSKKTGKNQSNNSGNKNPVAESGKNQGKGGSSSLHSEPKTGPKKKNQPVVDSKKRGAANFLNRMKQSSSSNNGALLDALKSTPLTSESTSSKGGSEQKKNDNGRRGDKKDHQVATKRSLETRQAKEKGSPSKRNVGRPPKTGTASRPNLGKRGRERDETEASVSKQPKKRSKKL is encoded by the exons ATGAAGTGTATGGAAGAGGAAAGAGAGAGAGGCCCCAGGAGAGAGAGAACCGGGACGGATCTAGAGAAAAAGAGTGAAGAGAATAGGAGCGACGAGGACGTCAAACCGGAAGTCGAGCCTTCGCCGGAGCCGGTTTCCGGCGGCGAGAAACCTCACGCCGACGAATTAGAGAAGGATCACATGTCGGTGAACGAATCTAACTCGACAGATCTCGGGGCGGAGAAGACAAGAACCGGTGAGAGAGAATTAGAACCGGTCGAAGCAGAAACGGCAGAGGCTGGGCGGAATAGAACCGGGGAGTCGAGCGAGGAACCGGCAGATTTGAACTCTGAACCGGATCGGAAACTGGATCGCGAAGACTCTTGCAACGGTAGTTCGAACAGCATAGAGAAAGAAACAGGTAAAGAGGCAATGGCTAAACGAGCGAGCGAGTCTGGAGAAGCGGTGGAATCGGAGGCGGAGTCGAAGGGAGGAGACGAGGCGATGAAGGAGAGTTCAGATGTCCAGAGCTCAGCGAGCAGATCGAAGAAGGAGGAGGGTATCGATAAGGCGCGGCGAGGCAACACCCGTGGCGATGAACGTGACCACGAGGATCAATCTCTTTCCGTTAAAGATCTGTCTACTCAATCGCAGCCGTTGATTGACTTTCTGCAAGTTGTACGGTCCCACAAACTCGGCTCTGTATTCGAGCGGCGACTGAGAAGTCAG GAAACATCAAAGTATCAGAAGTTGATTCTTCAACATGTTGATCTCGAAACAATAGAACAGAGGTTGAAAGAAGGTTGGTATTCGGGGTCCCGCAGCAAATTCTTTCGTGATCTTTTGTTGCTTGTCAACAATGCACTTGTCTTCTTTAGTAAAAACTCCTCAGAGGCCCAGGCTGCAATCGAGTTCCGAAAACTCATAGTGAAAGAGATGTCTAAGAAATTTACCAAATCAGAGTCTTCATCGAGGAAACAAATTTCACTACAATCCCTATCTTTAACCAAGAAAGAAGACCGTGAGGCTTCTCACTCTTTGCTGTTAAAGCCTAGAATATCGGGCTCGTTGATAGTTTGTCGTAAACGTAGTTCAATTGCAGCGAAGGCAGCAGGATCATCTTCAGGGGCCGATAGTAAGAAGAAAGAACAAACTGCATCGCTAGCTGAGGAGAAGGATGCGAAACTTCAGCCTTCACATCCCTCTGAAAATGCTGAAGAGCCCAAAATCACAAAGAAGAGAACCAGGGATAGATTTTCTTTGGTTGCAGCCAATTCGAAGAAAACTGGCAAGAATCAATCCAATAACAGTGGAAATAAAAATCCCGTGGCAGAGTCAGGAAAAAACCAGGGAAAAGGAGGGTCATCTTCTCTTCATTCAGAGCCGAAAACTGGACCGAAAAAGAAGAACCAGCCCGTTGTAGACTCAAAGAAACGTGGTGCAGCTAACTTCTTAAATCGAATGAAGCAAAGTTCATCCTCTAACAACGGTGCTTTGCTTGATGCACTAAAGAGTACACCTCTAACTAGTGAAAGTACTAGTAGCAAAGGAGGATCTGAACAGAAGAAAAACGACAATGGCAGACGTGGTGACAAGAAAGATCATCAAGTTGCTACCAAGCGTAGCTTAGAAACGAGGCAGGCTAAAGAAAAGGGTAGCCCGTCAAAGAGGAATGTTGGGAGGCCACCAAAAACAGGGACTGCTTCACGGCCTAATTTGGGTAAACGTGGTAGGGAAAGAGATGAAACCGAGGCATCAGTTTCTAAACAGCCAAAGAAAAGATCAAAGAAGTTATAG
- the LOC142552087 gene encoding uncharacterized protein LOC142552087 isoform X1 translates to MALPDNKQEPDGDDSFPWGTWEELLLAFAVNRHGAGAWSSIASELQKRSSDPNLTLTAQNCRQKYLDLKRRYVAQNDDESVTGEKSNDDESAASATTLLEELRKLRVAELRREVQRYDLNIESLELKMKCMEEERERGPRRERTGTDLEKKSEENRSDEDVKPEVEPSPEPVSGGEKPHADELEKDHMSVNESNSTDLGAEKTRTGERELEPVEAETAEAGRNRTGESSEEPADLNSEPDRKLDREDSCNGSSNSIEKETGKEAMAKRASESGEAVESEAESKGGDEAMKESSDVQSSASRSKKEEGIDKARRGNTRGDERDHEDQSLSVKDLSTQSQPLIDFLQVVRSHKLGSVFERRLRSQETSKYQKLILQHVDLETIEQRLKEGWYSGSRSKFFRDLLLLVNNALVFFSKNSSEAQAAIEFRKLIVKEMSKKFTKSESSSRKQISLQSLSLTKKEDREASHSLLLKPRISGSLIVCRKRSSIAAKAAGSSSGADSKKKEQTASLAEEKDAKLQPSHPSENAEEPKITKKRTRDRFSLVAANSKKTGKNQSNNSGNKNPVAESGKNQGKGGSSSLHSEPKTGPKKKNQPVVDSKKRGAANFLNRMKQSSSSNNGALLDALKSTPLTSESTSSKGGSEQKKNDNGRRGDKKDHQVATKRSLETRQAKEKGSPSKRNVGRPPKTGTASRPNLGKRGRERDETEASVSKQPKKRSKKL, encoded by the exons ATGGCTTTACCGGATAACAAGCAGGAGCCGGACGGCGACGATTCCTTCCCCTGGGGGACCTGGGAGGAACTTTTACTCGCCTTCGCCGTCAACCGTCACGGCGCTGGCGCGTGGTCCTCAATCGCATCCGAACTCCAGAAACGGAGCTCCGACCCTAATCTCACGCTAACCGCACAAAACTGTAGGCAGAAATATCTTGACCTCAAGCGTCGATACGTCGCTCAGAATGATGATGAATCTGTCACCGGTGAAAAATCGAATGACGACGAAAGCGCAGCCTCCGCGACGACGTTGCTGGAGGAGCTCAGAAAACTACGGGTTGCAGAACTTCGACGGGAAGTCCAACGTTACGATCTCAACATCGA GTCGTTGGAGTTAAAGATGAAGTGTATGGAAGAGGAAAGAGAGAGAGGCCCCAGGAGAGAGAGAACCGGGACGGATCTAGAGAAAAAGAGTGAAGAGAATAGGAGCGACGAGGACGTCAAACCGGAAGTCGAGCCTTCGCCGGAGCCGGTTTCCGGCGGCGAGAAACCTCACGCCGACGAATTAGAGAAGGATCACATGTCGGTGAACGAATCTAACTCGACAGATCTCGGGGCGGAGAAGACAAGAACCGGTGAGAGAGAATTAGAACCGGTCGAAGCAGAAACGGCAGAGGCTGGGCGGAATAGAACCGGGGAGTCGAGCGAGGAACCGGCAGATTTGAACTCTGAACCGGATCGGAAACTGGATCGCGAAGACTCTTGCAACGGTAGTTCGAACAGCATAGAGAAAGAAACAGGTAAAGAGGCAATGGCTAAACGAGCGAGCGAGTCTGGAGAAGCGGTGGAATCGGAGGCGGAGTCGAAGGGAGGAGACGAGGCGATGAAGGAGAGTTCAGATGTCCAGAGCTCAGCGAGCAGATCGAAGAAGGAGGAGGGTATCGATAAGGCGCGGCGAGGCAACACCCGTGGCGATGAACGTGACCACGAGGATCAATCTCTTTCCGTTAAAGATCTGTCTACTCAATCGCAGCCGTTGATTGACTTTCTGCAAGTTGTACGGTCCCACAAACTCGGCTCTGTATTCGAGCGGCGACTGAGAAGTCAG GAAACATCAAAGTATCAGAAGTTGATTCTTCAACATGTTGATCTCGAAACAATAGAACAGAGGTTGAAAGAAGGTTGGTATTCGGGGTCCCGCAGCAAATTCTTTCGTGATCTTTTGTTGCTTGTCAACAATGCACTTGTCTTCTTTAGTAAAAACTCCTCAGAGGCCCAGGCTGCAATCGAGTTCCGAAAACTCATAGTGAAAGAGATGTCTAAGAAATTTACCAAATCAGAGTCTTCATCGAGGAAACAAATTTCACTACAATCCCTATCTTTAACCAAGAAAGAAGACCGTGAGGCTTCTCACTCTTTGCTGTTAAAGCCTAGAATATCGGGCTCGTTGATAGTTTGTCGTAAACGTAGTTCAATTGCAGCGAAGGCAGCAGGATCATCTTCAGGGGCCGATAGTAAGAAGAAAGAACAAACTGCATCGCTAGCTGAGGAGAAGGATGCGAAACTTCAGCCTTCACATCCCTCTGAAAATGCTGAAGAGCCCAAAATCACAAAGAAGAGAACCAGGGATAGATTTTCTTTGGTTGCAGCCAATTCGAAGAAAACTGGCAAGAATCAATCCAATAACAGTGGAAATAAAAATCCCGTGGCAGAGTCAGGAAAAAACCAGGGAAAAGGAGGGTCATCTTCTCTTCATTCAGAGCCGAAAACTGGACCGAAAAAGAAGAACCAGCCCGTTGTAGACTCAAAGAAACGTGGTGCAGCTAACTTCTTAAATCGAATGAAGCAAAGTTCATCCTCTAACAACGGTGCTTTGCTTGATGCACTAAAGAGTACACCTCTAACTAGTGAAAGTACTAGTAGCAAAGGAGGATCTGAACAGAAGAAAAACGACAATGGCAGACGTGGTGACAAGAAAGATCATCAAGTTGCTACCAAGCGTAGCTTAGAAACGAGGCAGGCTAAAGAAAAGGGTAGCCCGTCAAAGAGGAATGTTGGGAGGCCACCAAAAACAGGGACTGCTTCACGGCCTAATTTGGGTAAACGTGGTAGGGAAAGAGATGAAACCGAGGCATCAGTTTCTAAACAGCCAAAGAAAAGATCAAAGAAGTTATAG
- the LOC142550798 gene encoding uncharacterized protein LOC142550798, protein MKASIKFRDDRKPLLRAKIPVNIMNFPFQSGVAAGETKELCLNFATFFDSGPSLKFSYRPNDAQNPFTFVFKTGIGHFGSPNKSPLNMSAEFNLIGRRNPSFFIHFKPDLGDFTLKKSHSSEFVKGLGGEKFEDGVASGDGFVSNGYLKGTGFFSSSAESKAAEGVVSGLLRGAEMSARTALPIPDFAMLNFRWGLRISRHETAAADTDAVMVGKRGDRPIGIGLPLLVMNKIGIEHITKSKPTGEKTEPGPKYAEVADAWLDMKNQMEQIQAENGLLSKALRDLRSDIAAGKMNFLPYDWNNYSTGTKRRSKGGKQSPEMKGFDAFSPVGEGKDEK, encoded by the coding sequence ATGAAGGCTTCGATCAAGTTTCGTGATGACCGGAAGCCTCTGTTGAGAGCTAAAATCCCAGTAAACATCATGAACTTCCCGTTTCAATCGGGAGTTGCAGCCGGAGAAACCAAGGAATTATGCCTCAATTTCGCTACTTTCTTTGATTCTGGCCCTTCCCTCAAATTCTCGTATCGTCCGAACGATGCTCAGAACCCTTTTACTTTCGTTTTCAAGACTGGGATTGGGCATTTCGGATCCCCCAACAAGAGCCCTCTGAACATGAGCGCCGAATTTAACTTGATTGGCCGCCGAAACCCTAGTTTTTTCATCCATTTCAAACCCGACTTAGGCGATTTCACACTCAAGAAATCGCACTCTTCCGAGTTTGTCAAGGGTCTCGGTGGCGAGAAGTTCGAAGACGGCGTGGCGAGTGGGGACGGTTTTGTGAGTAACGGGTATTTAAAGGGGACTGGGTTCTTCTCCTCGTCCGCTGAGTCCAAGGCGGCGGAAGGGGTGGTGAGTGGTTTGTTGAGAGGTGCCGAGATGAGCGCTAGAACGGCGTTACCGATTCCAGATTTCGCCATGTTGAACTTCCGATGGGGTTTAAGGATTTCGCGGCACGAGACTGCAGCTGCGGACACGGACGCGGTGATGGTGGGTAAGAGGGGTGATCGGCCTATAGGTATCGGGCTGCCGCTCTTGGTGATGAACAAAATAGGAATCGAGCATATCACAAAATCAAAACCGACAGGAGAGAAAACAGAGCCTGGCCCCAAGTATGCTGAAGTAGCAGACGCATGGTTGGACATGAAGAATCAGATGGAGCAAATTCAAGCTGAGAATGGCCTTCTGAGCAAGGCCTTGCGTGATCTGAGGTCAGACATAGCTGCCGGAAAAATGAACTTTTTACCGTATGACTGGAATAATTACTCCACCGGCACCAAACGGAGGAGCAAGGGCGGCAAACAATCGCCTGAAATGAAGGGTTTTGATGCCTTCTCGCCGGTGGGAGAAGGCAAGGATGAGAAGTGA
- the LOC142552089 gene encoding enoyl-[acyl-carrier-protein] reductase [NADH] 2, chloroplastic-like, with protein MAANATPSTQIVAQRPAISAYHRISGPSFAHFVSKTKGVTWEKLWSAKQPFSEIFEVNLLKSKRHVIKAMSGASDKQTLPGLPIDLRGKRAFIAGIADDNGYGWAVAKSLAAAGAEILVGTWVPALNIFETSLRRGKFDESRVLPDGSLMEITKVYPLDAVYDCPEDVPEDVKTNKRYSGSDNWTVKEVAESVKKDFGTIDILVHSLANGSEVSKPLLETSRKGYLGAVSASSYSFISLLKHFIPIMNPGGATISLTYIASERIIPGYGGGMSSAKAALESDTKVLAFEAGRKHDIRVNTISAGPLRSRAAKAIGFIDMMIDYSLENAPMQKELTAEEIGNVAAFLASPLASAITGAVIYADNGLNAMGVGVDSPVFKDLDIPRAKQS; from the exons ATGGCTGCGAATGCAACTCCCAGCACCCAAATTGTGGCACAAAGGCCTGCCATTTCTGCATATCATAGAATCTCAGGACCAAGTTTTGCGCACTTTGTGAGTAAAACCAAAGGAGTGACTTGGGAAAAGCTTTGGTCCGCAAAACAGCCATTTTCGGAAATCTTCGAAGTCAATCTGTTGAAATCTAAAAGGCATGTCATAAAGGCTATGTCAGGAGCAAGCGATAAGCAGACTTTGCCTGGACTGCCAATTGATCTAAGAG GGAAAAGGGCATTTATTGCTGGTATAGCTGACGATAATGGGTACGGTTGGGCAGTAGCAAAATCTCTTGCAGCAGCAGGAGCTGAAATTCTTGTTGGTACATGGGTGCCT GCACTAAATATCTTCGAGACTAGCCTACGACGTGGAAAGTTCGATGAATCACGCGT TTTGCCAGATGGTTCTTTGATGGAAATCACAAAAGTCTACCCATTGGATGCAGTTTATGATTGTCCGGAGGATGTTCCGGAAGAT GTCAAAACAAATAAACGTTATTCAGGATCTGACAATTGGACTGTGAAG GAAGTTGCTGAATCAGTGAAAAAGGATTTTGGAACCATTGATATCCTTGTGCATTCACTTGCCAATGGTTCGGAG GTTAGTAAGCCTCTTTTGGAGACATCTAGAAAAGGTTATCTAGGGGCCGTCTCAGCATCAAGTTATTCTTTCATTTCTCTGCTCAAACATTTCATTCCCATCATGAATCCAG GCGGTGCTACAATATCTCTAACATACATTGCATCCGAAAGGATAATACCGGG ATATGGAGGTGGCATGAGTTCTGCAAAGGCTGCACTGGAGAGTGACACCAAG GTGCTGGCTTTTGAAGCTGGAAGAAAACACGACATCAGAGTCAACACCATATCTGCAG GCCCATTAAGAAGTCGTGCTGCAAAAGCTATCGGTTTCATTGACATGATGATCGACTATTCATTGGAGAACGCCCCCATGCAGAAGGAATTAACTGCAG AGGAGATTGGGAATGTTGCTGCTTTTCTTGCATCCCCATTGGCTTCAGCTATCACCGGTGCTGTTATTTATGCGGATAATGGTCTCAACGCTATGGGGGTTGGGGTCGACAGCCCGGTTTTTAAAGATCTCGACATCCCTAGAGCTAAACAAAGTTAG
- the LOC142552090 gene encoding zinc finger CCCH domain-containing protein 14-like, translating to MDARKRGRGEFGLSANGGLKKFKPEMDSLSGGIGSKSKPCTKFFSTAGCPFGENCHFLHYVPGGYNAVAKMMNLEPAPAPKTMAPPPPAQSGSAPAAVKSKICNKFNSAEGCKFGDKCHFAHGEWELGKPNAPFQEDPRAGAAFPSRFGARVEPQLLGPAASFGLSATAKISVDASLVGAIIGKGGVNSKQISRQTGAKLAILEHETYPGLRNIELEGTFEQINQASTMVRQLVINIGSANVPAKAYGGPGGGFGRGFGGAAAAGGNFKTKLCDNFSKGSCTFGDRCHFAHGEAELRKSVV from the exons ATGGACGCTCGCAAGAGAGGCAGAGGTGAATTCGGTCTCAGTGCTAATGGCGGACTCAAGAAATTTAAGCCAG AAATGGACTCCTTATCAGGTGGTATAGGAAGCAAATCGAAGCCATGCACGAAGTTTTTCAG CACTGCTGGTTGCCCATTTGGCGAGAACTGCCATTTTCTTCACTATGTTCCTGGTGGTTATAACGCTGTTGCCAAGATGATGAACCTAGAACCCGCTCCTGCCCCGAAAACGATGGcaccaccacctccagctcAAAGTGGTTCTGCTCCAGCTGCCGTCAAATCGAAAATATGCAACAAATTCAACTCTGCAGAAGGTTGTAAATTCGGGGATAAATGCCACTTTGCTCATGGAGAGTGGGAGCTTGGAAAACCCAATGCACCATTTCAGGAGGATCCTCGTGCTGGTGCAGCTTTTCCTAGCCGTTTTGGAGCCAGAGTGGAGCCACAACTTTTAGGACCTGCAGCAAGTTTTGGTCTTTCTGCCACTGCCAAAATCAGTGTTGACGCATCCTTAGTGGGTGCCATTATTGGGAAAGGTGGAGTGAATTCCAAGCAGATATCCCGGCAAACAGGAGCCAAGTTAGCCATCCTTGAGCACGAGACTTATCCAGGTCTCAGGAACATCGAGCTTGAGGGTACATTTGAACAAATTAATCAAGCAAGCACAATGGTAAGACAACTTGTCATTAACATCGGTTCTGCCAATGTTCCTGCAAAAGCATACGGAGGTCCTGGAGGTGGTTTTGGACGTGGCTTTGGAGGTGCAGCTGCTGCAGGTGGCAACTTCAAGACAAAGCTTTGTGACAACTTTTCTAAAGGTTCCTGCACCTTTGGCGATAGGTGCCACTTTGCTCATGGGGAAGCTGAACTACGCAAATCTGTGGTGTGA